A window from Gemmatimonadaceae bacterium encodes these proteins:
- a CDS encoding D-alanine--D-alanine ligase produces MKISVLMGGTSAERDVSLASGLRITEALRTRGHEVTAIDTARGPLAREDEKALLARPVVQPTPPSQSELQRMARETLPQMQRVLPSLRQADIVFLGLHGGAGEDGTIQALLDLAGIPYTGSGHLASALAMDKDLSKHLFARSDVTTAEWFMATRGSADEKDVAGKRFRKEVLASLGLPVVVKPSKQGSTVGLSVVKKAKDLASAIGEAFQFDDEVMIERFIAGRELTVGILGDEALPAGEIIPKHEIYDYECKYQAGMAVEEFPAKITASQTAAVQELARRAFRALKLRGYARIDFRMSTEGRGRAKFYCLEANTLPGMTQTSLIPQAAAAAGITFPELCERIVRIALDARGTGG; encoded by the coding sequence TTGAAGATCTCGGTTTTGATGGGCGGCACGTCCGCCGAGCGGGATGTCTCGCTCGCGTCGGGACTGCGCATAACGGAAGCGCTGCGGACGCGCGGTCACGAGGTGACGGCGATCGATACCGCGCGCGGGCCGCTCGCTCGCGAAGACGAAAAGGCACTGCTGGCTCGGCCGGTCGTGCAGCCAACGCCACCTTCCCAATCCGAACTGCAGCGGATGGCGCGCGAAACGCTACCGCAGATGCAACGGGTACTTCCGTCGCTGCGACAGGCCGACATTGTTTTTCTCGGCCTCCATGGCGGCGCCGGCGAGGACGGAACGATTCAGGCGCTCCTCGACCTCGCCGGCATCCCATACACGGGCAGTGGGCACCTCGCGAGCGCGCTCGCGATGGACAAGGATCTGTCGAAGCACCTCTTCGCGCGGAGCGACGTGACGACGGCCGAATGGTTCATGGCGACGCGCGGCTCGGCGGACGAGAAGGACGTCGCGGGCAAGCGATTTCGCAAGGAAGTGCTGGCGTCGCTCGGGCTGCCCGTGGTGGTGAAACCGTCGAAGCAAGGTTCGACGGTGGGACTCAGCGTCGTGAAGAAAGCGAAGGATCTCGCGTCCGCGATCGGCGAGGCGTTTCAGTTCGACGACGAAGTCATGATCGAGCGCTTTATCGCCGGCAGGGAGCTCACGGTCGGAATCTTGGGTGACGAGGCTCTCCCGGCTGGCGAAATCATCCCGAAGCACGAGATTTACGACTACGAATGCAAGTACCAGGCGGGGATGGCCGTCGAGGAATTTCCAGCGAAGATTACTGCGTCGCAGACGGCGGCCGTTCAGGAGCTGGCGCGTCGCGCATTTCGCGCATTGAAGTTGCGCGGTTATGCGCGCATCGATTTTCGCATGAGTACTGAAGGACGTGGCCGAGCAAAGTTCTACTGTCTCGAGGCGAACACACTACCGGGGATGACGCAGACCAGTCTGATTCCGCAGGCCGCGGCCGCGGCGGGAATCACGTTCCCAGAGCTCTGCGAACGGATCGTGCGCATCGCACTCGATGCGCGTGGTACAGGAGGATAG